The proteins below are encoded in one region of Sulfolobus sp. A20:
- the hemB gene encoding porphobilinogen synthase, with amino-acid sequence MATFPVIRPRRLRKNKLIRDLVAETQLSNTDLILPIFVKEGINEPEEISSMPGVRRYPLNDKLINFIEQSYENGIRSIILFGIPSYKDHIASSAYDKNGIIQMALRMIKETFKDNLILITDECTDEYTTHGHCGIVKQCNSSYIIDNDESLKVHAKIAISQAEAGADIIAPSSMMDGVVGAIRRALDEAGFYDTLIMSYSVKYASVLYSPFRDAAYSKPAFGDRRGYQMDPRNAYEGLKEARLDIEEGADILMVKPAHTYLDVIRIVKSTFPEYPLAAYHVSGEYSMIKAAAINGWIDEKMVVLEITTAIKRAGADFIITYYANDIANWIKEGVPF; translated from the coding sequence ATGGCAACTTTTCCGGTAATAAGACCAAGAAGATTGAGGAAAAACAAGTTAATAAGGGATCTAGTAGCGGAAACTCAGCTTAGTAACACTGATCTAATATTACCTATTTTTGTTAAAGAGGGAATTAATGAACCTGAAGAAATCTCATCCATGCCAGGAGTAAGAAGATACCCCCTTAATGATAAGCTTATAAATTTTATAGAGCAGAGTTATGAAAATGGTATTAGAAGTATCATCTTATTTGGGATTCCATCTTATAAAGATCATATAGCATCTTCTGCGTATGATAAAAATGGCATAATACAGATGGCATTAAGGATGATCAAGGAGACGTTCAAAGATAATTTAATTTTAATAACAGATGAATGCACAGACGAGTATACTACGCATGGACATTGTGGTATAGTAAAGCAATGTAATTCGTCTTATATTATTGACAATGATGAAAGTTTAAAGGTTCACGCTAAGATAGCAATAAGTCAAGCGGAAGCTGGAGCAGATATAATAGCCCCTTCAAGTATGATGGATGGTGTAGTTGGGGCAATAAGAAGGGCTCTAGATGAAGCTGGTTTTTATGATACTCTAATCATGTCGTATAGCGTAAAGTATGCTTCAGTATTATATAGTCCCTTTAGGGACGCAGCTTACTCTAAACCAGCATTTGGAGATAGGAGAGGATATCAAATGGATCCAAGAAATGCATATGAGGGTCTTAAGGAAGCTAGACTAGATATTGAAGAGGGAGCTGATATTCTGATGGTAAAACCAGCCCATACCTATTTAGATGTCATCAGAATAGTAAAATCTACTTTCCCTGAATATCCCCTTGCCGCCTATCATGTAAGCGGAGAATATAGTATGATAAAAGCTGCAGCAATTAACGGTTGGATCGATGAGAAGATGGTAGTTCTTGAAATAACTACAGCTATTAAGAGAGCCGGTGCTGATTTCATAATCACCTATTACGCGAATGATATAGCTAATTGGATAAAGGAAGGTGTACCATTTTGA
- a CDS encoding bifunctional precorrin-2 dehydrogenase/sirohydrochlorin ferrochelatase: MQLKHYFPIFVDLSNFRVLVVGGGKIGSKRALEFRKYGAKVDVLSLSFSDELYNSGINLINSDARNVNSNDLQKYDIIITCTSDFNLNKELCDLAKSLGKLCNNPTNVEDSNFIVPIFYSDENYEIAITTRGKSSILAKEILSQITKQLRENMEIKNLLDAMYNVKLMLKDNIKDSSVRFSLYHVIYNDSIFRSYASKGNLEYALKRAEEIINAYKQ; this comes from the coding sequence GTGCAACTGAAGCACTATTTTCCTATTTTTGTTGATCTTTCAAACTTTAGAGTTCTAGTAGTGGGTGGCGGTAAAATTGGCAGTAAAAGAGCGTTAGAGTTTAGAAAATATGGTGCAAAAGTTGACGTTTTAAGTTTATCCTTTTCCGATGAATTGTATAACTCTGGTATAAATTTAATCAATAGCGACGCAAGGAATGTAAACTCTAATGACTTACAAAAATATGATATAATTATAACGTGTACAAGCGATTTTAATTTAAATAAAGAACTTTGTGACTTAGCTAAGAGCTTAGGGAAACTCTGTAATAACCCTACAAATGTGGAAGACTCTAATTTTATAGTTCCTATATTTTATTCTGACGAGAATTATGAAATAGCCATCACGACAAGGGGTAAATCTAGTATTTTAGCGAAAGAGATCTTATCACAAATTACAAAACAATTGAGAGAAAATATGGAAATAAAGAATTTACTAGACGCTATGTATAATGTTAAGTTAATGTTAAAAGATAACATAAAAGACTCATCAGTCAGATTTTCCTTATATCATGTTATTTATAACGATAGTATTTTTAGATCTTATGCATCTAAAGGTAATTTAGAGTATGCTTTAAAAAGAGCTGAGGAGATAATAAATGCTTACAAACAATAG
- the fen gene encoding flap endonuclease-1, translating into MGVDLADLVKDVKRKLVLYEVKGKKVSIDGYNALYQFLAAIRQPDGTPLMDSLGRVTSHLSGLFYRTINILEEGIIPIYVFDGKPPEQKREEIERRRKLKEEAEKKLERARTEGRIEEIRKYSQAIIKLSNEMVEESKLLLQAMGIPTIQAPSEGEAEAAYLNSSGFTWASVSQDYDSILFGANRLIRNLTISGKRKLPNKDVYVEIEPEIIETENLLKKLGITREQLIDVAILIGTDYNPDGIKGIGPEKAYKIIKKYGKIEKAIEYGEIPKSLITFDINEIRKLFMNPQVIKPDRELELAEPDEEKIIKILVKDHNFSEDRVKNGIQRLTKAIKELKGLSRQKGLDQWF; encoded by the coding sequence ATCGGAGTAGATTTAGCCGATCTAGTCAAAGATGTAAAGAGGAAGCTAGTGTTGTATGAGGTAAAAGGTAAAAAGGTAAGTATAGATGGGTATAATGCGTTATATCAGTTTTTAGCAGCGATAAGACAGCCTGATGGCACGCCTCTTATGGATTCTTTGGGAAGAGTAACGAGCCATTTAAGTGGTCTATTTTATAGGACGATTAATATTCTAGAAGAAGGTATAATTCCAATCTATGTATTTGATGGTAAGCCACCTGAACAAAAGAGAGAAGAAATAGAGAGGAGAAGAAAACTGAAGGAGGAGGCTGAGAAGAAATTAGAGAGGGCAAGAACAGAGGGAAGGATTGAGGAAATTAGAAAGTATTCACAAGCCATTATTAAGCTTTCTAATGAAATGGTTGAGGAAAGTAAGCTATTGTTACAAGCTATGGGAATACCTACAATTCAAGCTCCATCCGAAGGAGAAGCTGAAGCCGCTTACCTAAATTCATCTGGCTTTACTTGGGCCTCAGTAAGTCAAGATTACGATTCGATACTTTTCGGAGCTAATAGGCTGATTAGGAATCTAACTATCAGCGGTAAAAGAAAGTTACCGAATAAGGACGTTTATGTTGAAATAGAACCAGAAATAATAGAGACTGAAAATTTACTTAAGAAATTGGGAATAACTAGGGAGCAGTTGATAGATGTAGCTATTTTAATTGGAACGGATTATAATCCAGATGGTATAAAAGGAATTGGGCCAGAGAAAGCTTATAAGATAATCAAGAAATATGGGAAGATAGAAAAAGCAATAGAGTATGGGGAAATTCCAAAATCGCTTATAACTTTCGATATAAACGAGATTAGAAAACTTTTTATGAATCCTCAAGTAATTAAGCCAGATAGAGAGTTAGAACTAGCCGAACCCGATGAAGAAAAGATTATAAAAATTCTCGTGAAAGATCATAACTTTAGTGAGGATAGAGTAAAAAATGGTATTCAAAGATTAACTAAAGCAATAAAGGAGCTGAAAGGGTTATCAAGGCAAAAAGGCTTAGATCAGTGGTTTTAA
- the hemC gene encoding hydroxymethylbilane synthase produces MKKIKIATRGSRLSLIQVDMVGQALNKLGIEYDIIKVKTKADLFMNEPLYKLGKGVFEREVNEAVVKGEANVAVHSMKDLPSELHPDLEIFGVLKRDSPYDVLISKKGIRELQSGAIIGTSSLRRKNFITFLRGDIIVKDLRGNVDTRIKKYLMGEYNGIILAEASLLRLKIDVTYHRLNVFDFTPEPNQGIVAIIGRKKDIELKKMFDEISDYDTLDEALAEREAINIVGGGCHSPVGVLFRKYGKELFGIASYSDGKRKITVSISKSNDPKLVGKELGNALRREMKNEGIVF; encoded by the coding sequence TTGAAAAAAATAAAAATAGCTACTAGAGGATCTAGACTTAGTTTAATTCAAGTTGATATGGTAGGTCAAGCTTTAAATAAGTTAGGTATTGAGTATGATATAATCAAGGTGAAAACCAAAGCGGATCTGTTCATGAATGAGCCATTATATAAATTAGGTAAAGGTGTTTTTGAAAGAGAAGTAAATGAAGCGGTTGTTAAAGGAGAGGCTAATGTTGCGGTTCACAGTATGAAAGATTTGCCTTCAGAGCTGCATCCGGATCTTGAAATATTTGGTGTATTAAAGAGAGACTCTCCATATGATGTTCTTATTTCAAAGAAGGGCATAAGAGAGCTGCAAAGCGGTGCAATAATAGGCACTAGTAGTTTGAGACGAAAGAATTTCATTACTTTCTTGAGGGGCGATATTATTGTTAAAGATCTTAGGGGTAATGTAGATACTAGGATTAAAAAATACCTTATGGGAGAATATAATGGCATAATCTTGGCTGAAGCTTCCTTATTACGTTTAAAAATAGATGTAACATACCATAGACTTAACGTATTTGATTTTACACCAGAACCTAACCAAGGGATAGTCGCTATAATAGGTAGGAAAAAAGATATTGAGCTAAAGAAAATGTTTGATGAGATCTCTGACTACGATACTTTAGACGAGGCCTTAGCTGAGAGAGAAGCTATTAATATCGTAGGAGGAGGGTGCCATTCACCAGTTGGTGTACTTTTCAGAAAATATGGGAAAGAGCTATTTGGCATAGCCAGTTATAGTGATGGAAAAAGGAAAATCACCGTAAGTATAAGTAAATCGAACGATCCAAAATTAGTTGGGAAAGAATTAGGTAACGCCTTGAGGAGAGAGATGAAGAATGAAGGTATTGTTTTTTAG
- the hemL gene encoding glutamate-1-semialdehyde 2,1-aminomutase, translated as MDKGRCTILTTSEELWDEANHLFAGGVNSPVRASVKPYPFFVDRGKGAFLYTVDGNKLIDYVLGYGPLILGHSPDTIKQKIIEQVEKGWLFGTPSKAEIELAKKIIKHIASAQKVRFVNSGTEATMAAIRLARGYTKRDKILKFSGNYHGAHDYVLVEAGSAASEYNIILSDGIPKNIAEMVEICEYNDIECVDKKIRKEDIAAVILEPIMGNAGVILPDIEFLKGIRELTKAYGSLLIFDEVITGFRVDIGGAQKLFQVYPDITTLGKIIGGGLPIGCIAGREDIIDNFTPAGKVFNAGTFNANPLSMVAGIATIEELEKGYPYNIANKAVKAIVEELETMIKVKHKINYIASMFQIFIGVENVRNYSEARMANKETYIKLHNLLLKEGVFIPPSQFETIFTSASHDDDIINQTIYKLKKIISELI; from the coding sequence TTGGATAAAGGAAGGTGTACCATTTTGACGACTAGTGAGGAATTATGGGATGAGGCAAATCATCTTTTTGCTGGAGGAGTTAATAGCCCAGTTAGAGCTTCAGTAAAACCTTATCCTTTCTTTGTAGATAGAGGCAAAGGTGCATTTCTTTACACTGTGGATGGAAATAAATTAATTGACTATGTATTAGGTTATGGTCCACTAATTTTAGGTCATTCTCCAGATACAATTAAACAAAAAATAATAGAGCAAGTAGAAAAAGGTTGGTTATTTGGTACCCCTTCTAAAGCAGAGATTGAATTGGCTAAAAAAATAATAAAACATATAGCTTCAGCACAAAAAGTAAGATTTGTCAATAGTGGAACAGAAGCCACGATGGCCGCAATTAGATTAGCTAGAGGTTACACAAAGAGAGATAAAATTCTAAAATTTAGCGGAAACTATCATGGAGCACATGACTATGTATTAGTTGAGGCTGGAAGTGCAGCAAGCGAGTATAATATTATTTTATCCGACGGTATTCCAAAAAATATTGCGGAAATGGTTGAAATATGTGAGTATAATGACATAGAATGTGTAGATAAGAAAATAAGGAAAGAAGATATTGCAGCTGTAATATTAGAACCTATCATGGGAAATGCTGGTGTAATATTGCCAGACATTGAATTCCTTAAAGGGATAAGAGAGTTAACTAAAGCCTATGGCTCTCTTCTTATTTTTGACGAGGTAATAACTGGGTTCAGAGTAGATATAGGGGGTGCTCAAAAATTATTTCAAGTTTATCCAGATATTACTACTCTAGGTAAGATAATTGGTGGTGGGCTTCCAATTGGTTGTATCGCAGGGAGAGAGGATATAATAGATAACTTCACTCCAGCTGGAAAGGTCTTTAATGCTGGTACATTTAACGCTAATCCTCTTTCTATGGTTGCAGGTATCGCAACTATAGAGGAGTTAGAGAAAGGGTATCCTTATAATATAGCCAATAAGGCAGTTAAAGCTATTGTAGAGGAATTAGAGACTATGATAAAAGTTAAACATAAGATAAATTATATCGCAAGTATGTTTCAAATCTTCATAGGCGTTGAAAATGTGAGGAATTATTCTGAGGCGAGAATGGCTAATAAGGAAACTTATATAAAACTCCATAATCTCCTACTGAAGGAGGGAGTATTTATACCACCTAGTCAATTTGAGACAATATTTACGTCTGCATCACATGATGATGATATTATAAATCAAACTATATATAAATTGAAAAAAATTATAAGTGAGTTAATTTGA
- a CDS encoding glutamyl-tRNA reductase has product MLTNNSDFTEKYCGIIFSYKTVGMSNLHFYYFRESEIKTLSKMISSELTILQTCNRVEIYLYGEKAKDLVNNLVEYLNKIHNKPIGNEGLVLCGREVIKHLFQVASGIDSISIGEYEILSQLKSTIEMFEKLGISGKYLRILFERAIKVGREVREKTKISRGKVGIYSLAVEEAKKRIGNLNDKKVGVIGAGEMGNKIVRILYNERVTDVTILNRTLEKAKILASKYGYKYDNFDLDKVFNFDVVFVAIENNFGNKIMQNYSNTLIVDISVPPIFYGNNVITIEDLEKASHENLKIREEEINKINEIIDEKVNQFIYDYKKEIYSEFISKIMRRVEEIRRTEVSRAYKELQNIGINNDEVLEILNLMTNSMLKKVFQPLFDNVRMIIFNDEESINYINFLIDIFKDGNFSGNKTKKIEEKQVNKGSSSGNSA; this is encoded by the coding sequence ATGCTTACAAACAATAGTGATTTTACAGAAAAATACTGTGGTATTATTTTCTCATATAAGACCGTCGGTATGAGCAACCTTCATTTCTATTATTTCAGAGAGTCCGAGATAAAGACTTTATCGAAAATGATAAGTTCAGAGTTAACAATATTGCAAACTTGTAATAGAGTAGAAATTTATCTATATGGCGAGAAAGCTAAAGATTTAGTGAATAATTTAGTTGAATACTTAAATAAGATTCATAATAAACCAATTGGAAACGAAGGATTAGTGTTATGTGGTAGAGAAGTTATTAAGCATCTATTTCAAGTGGCAAGTGGGATTGATTCAATTTCAATTGGAGAATACGAAATTCTCTCTCAGTTGAAGTCAACTATAGAAATGTTTGAGAAGTTAGGAATTAGTGGTAAATATTTAAGAATACTTTTTGAAAGGGCTATTAAGGTTGGTCGAGAAGTTAGGGAGAAAACAAAAATTTCAAGGGGTAAGGTAGGGATATATTCTCTAGCTGTAGAAGAAGCGAAAAAGCGAATTGGAAATTTAAATGATAAGAAGGTTGGTGTGATAGGAGCTGGTGAGATGGGTAACAAGATAGTTAGAATATTATATAATGAGAGAGTAACCGATGTTACAATATTAAATAGAACGTTAGAAAAAGCTAAAATTCTTGCGTCTAAATACGGTTATAAATATGATAATTTTGACTTGGATAAGGTATTTAATTTTGATGTTGTGTTTGTTGCAATTGAAAATAACTTTGGTAACAAAATAATGCAGAACTATTCTAACACACTAATTGTAGATATTTCAGTGCCTCCTATATTTTATGGAAATAACGTTATAACTATAGAAGATCTTGAAAAAGCCTCTCATGAAAATTTGAAAATAAGGGAAGAAGAAATAAATAAGATTAATGAGATTATTGATGAGAAGGTGAATCAGTTTATATATGATTACAAGAAAGAGATATATAGTGAATTTATCTCAAAAATAATGAGAAGAGTGGAAGAAATTAGAAGAACAGAGGTCAGTAGAGCTTATAAAGAACTTCAGAATATTGGTATTAATAACGACGAAGTGTTGGAAATTTTGAATTTAATGACGAATTCAATGTTAAAGAAGGTTTTTCAACCTCTATTTGATAACGTGAGAATGATAATTTTTAATGATGAAGAATCGATTAACTACATTAACTTCTTAATTGATATATTTAAAGATGGCAACTTTTCCGGTAATAAGACCAAGAAGATTGAGGAAAAACAAGTTAATAAGGGATCTAGTAGCGGAAACTCAGCTTAG